The nucleotide sequence TTTCTCTATCTTGAGCACCGAGAATGGCTGACGATGCCCATAACGGCGCCTGTAGTTCTTCTTTGGCTTATACTTGAACACTAAGATCTTTTTGGATTTGCCCTGATCTAAGACACGAGCCACGACACTTACGCCCGGCACTACCGGGTGCCCTACATTGACGCCATCATCGGTTCTCAATAAGAGCACCTCACCTAGCTCAACAGTGTCCCCCTTTTGCACGCCGAGTTTCTCGACCTTTATAACATCGCCTTCCTGCACTCTGTACTGTTTCCCGCCTGTCTTAAGAATCGCATACATTGATCTCAACCCCTGATGAAATCTCGCTACGGTAGGGCACGCGACTCGCGTTTTGCAGCCCTCCATATGCGGCTATGGCATGGTACGCAAACCAACCATGCCAATTAAAGCATGGCACCAGCATATTTTAGCACGGCGTACAAAATGATGTCAAGCATAGACGCCATTTGCGTCTGAACCGGATCCGATGGCGCTGTCAATGAGCCTGGCCCGGGCATAGGTCCTGAAAACTCTTGTTATCTCGACACGCGCCGTCGAGCCGACAAGCGCTCCTCCCCCCTCAACATCCACGATGTAGCCCTCCAGCCTGCAGATCCCATCCCTCGGGTTTGAAGCGTGGGGCTCTTCGATTTCCACATCTATGACATCACCCGCCTTGACAGGGATAGCCCTGGCCTCAACCTCTTCCTTGGTGCCTACAAATGCTATGTCTATGTCCTCCACATGCATGTCTATAGATCCCTTGACATAGATGAACTTGCCTGTCTCCTGCTCCACCCTGGCCAGGTTAGCGCCACCTGTGCCTATGAGCAATGATGCCACTGTAGGATGCACTTCTATCAGCATCGCAGGCTTCTTCGTGCTGCGAGCCACCCGTTTTATTTCACGCTCAGCCCTAAGGGCAATGGTCTCCTCTGAGAGTACCCGCCCTCTTCCGTCACAATATGGACAGGCTCTCTCGAGTATATCCTGGAGGCTGGGGCGTGTCTTCTTCCTGGTCATTTCAATGAGTCCAAGCTGCGTAAAACCCAGGATGCTGGTCTTGGTCTTATCAGCCCTCAGCGCATCCTCAAGCCTTTGCAGGACCTTTTTTCTATCCTCCTCAGAATCCATGTCGATGAAATCTATGATGATAATGCCACCTGCATTTCTGAGCCTTAGCTGGTGGGCGATCTCCGTGGCAGCCTCAAGATTCGTCTTCAAGACTGTATCTGCCAGGTTGCTGCTCCCGATATATCGACCAGTATTTACATCTATGCTGAGGAGGGCCTCGGTCTGGTCAAAGATGAGGTACCCGCCGCAATCCAGCCATACCTTGCGTCTTAAGGCCTTATCAACTTCATTTTCAATACCATAAGCCTCGAAGAGCGAAATCCCATCATTATGATAGAGCTTTACCCTGCCCGCGCGATGAGGGGATAGGATTCTGAGCAGTTCAATGGCCTTCCCATATTCAGCTGCATTATCTATTATCAAGGTGTCGGCATTCTCAGAAAAGAGATCCCTTATGATCCTATATATCAGGTCATAATCTTGATGCAGCAGGCATGGCGCCTTGGCCCGCCTGCTGCGGCTCTGGATCCTCCTCCACAATTTGATGAGGAAATGGAGTTCCTGTATAAGATCCTTCTCGTCCCTTGATTCGGCCGCCGTTCGGACGATCAGCCCCATTCTCTTGGGTTTGATGGAATGCGCAATTGCCTTGAGACGCGCTCTTTCTTCTTCGTCAGGTATGCGCCTCGATACCCCTATATAATCAACAGTCGGCATCAAGACCACGTATTTCCCTGGCAGAGTTATATGCGTGACTACCCTGGGACCCTTTGTCCCTATGGGTTCTTTGGCGACCTGCACTATGATCTCCTGACCCTCTCGAACTAGATCTCTGATCGATCTCGCTTTTTCATGGGGCATATCGTCAAATTCGCGTTCATCGGGACTCACTATGACATCTCCGGCATATAAAAATGCATTCTTTTCAAGACCTATGTCTATAAAAGCTGCTTCCATCCCCGGCAGCACATTTTCCACGCGGCCTTTATAGATGTTGCCAACATGT is from Bacillota bacterium and encodes:
- a CDS encoding Rne/Rng family ribonuclease, which codes for MPKEILVNVEAAETRAAVIEDGVLVDFLVERAGHQRHVGNIYKGRVENVLPGMEAAFIDIGLEKNAFLYAGDVIVSPDEREFDDMPHEKARSIRDLVREGQEIIVQVAKEPIGTKGPRVVTHITLPGKYVVLMPTVDYIGVSRRIPDEEERARLKAIAHSIKPKRMGLIVRTAAESRDEKDLIQELHFLIKLWRRIQSRSRRAKAPCLLHQDYDLIYRIIRDLFSENADTLIIDNAAEYGKAIELLRILSPHRAGRVKLYHNDGISLFEAYGIENEVDKALRRKVWLDCGGYLIFDQTEALLSIDVNTGRYIGSSNLADTVLKTNLEAATEIAHQLRLRNAGGIIIIDFIDMDSEEDRKKVLQRLEDALRADKTKTSILGFTQLGLIEMTRKKTRPSLQDILERACPYCDGRGRVLSEETIALRAEREIKRVARSTKKPAMLIEVHPTVASLLIGTGGANLARVEQETGKFIYVKGSIDMHVEDIDIAFVGTKEEVEARAIPVKAGDVIDVEIEEPHASNPRDGICRLEGYIVDVEGGGALVGSTARVEITRVFRTYARARLIDSAIGSGSDANGVYA
- the rplU gene encoding 50S ribosomal protein L21, producing the protein MYAILKTGGKQYRVQEGDVIKVEKLGVQKGDTVELGEVLLLRTDDGVNVGHPVVPGVSVVARVLDQGKSKKILVFKYKPKKNYRRRYGHRQPFSVLKIEKIKTSDSEADKDVVETVPEEAQS